In bacterium YEK0313, one genomic interval encodes:
- the clpC gene encoding ATP-dependent Clp protease ATP-binding subunit ClpC, translating to MTFSHSLCDICGERPATVRVTVVQDGARRVLDVCDYHYAQLTRHQRYISPLEALFGGGGFGLAGQTPGMSGAAEAPQPVAPRRGFGGAERDALNLERRFSDKAKELLQRAAERAVQSGRREVDTEHLLQALLESDVVVAILKQFKISPAELGAQIERQFGGERGQPDPNQREIGVSPRVKKALERAFIASRAFGHSYIGPEHLLLGLAEVPESFAGDLLNKYGLTVQALRQMTDRVVGKGAEEGRVAGPSSTPQLDKVSRDLTLMAREGRLDPVIGRSKEVETTIEVLARRKKNNPVLIGEPGVGKTAIVEGLAQRIIHGDVPEVLRDKRLVELNVNSLVAGAKYRGEFEERVKQIMEEVKANQEGLVLFIDEVHTIVGAGQGGGEGGLDIANVFKPAMARGEMNLIGATTLAEYQKHIEKDAALERRFQPVLVSEPTVEQTVNILRGLRDKFEVHHKVTILDPAIVAAAELSSRYITGRFLPDKAIDLIDQAAARVHLSTTSRPVEIQELEAEIAQIRREQDYQTSRRRFDKATELEQEAAAKQKALAEANDAWRKKLGSSTAEVSVADVAEIVAKLTGIPVTELTAQEKDKLLRLEERLHERVIGQERAIGAVSDAIRLSRAGLTRGGRPIATFLFLGPTGVGKTELAKALAQVMFGDENAVTRIDMSEYMERHAVSRLIGAPPGYVGYDEGGQLTERIRRRPYSVILLDEIEKAHPDVYNVLLQVFDDGRLTDGKGRVVDFTNTLIIATSNLGSEIITGGTRSTIGFTHNATVRDDVMQVLRRHFRPEFINRIDEIIIFDALNKEQIKTIVSLQLDEVRQSARGQDVELVFDASLIDHLAEVGYQPEFGARELKRQIRQLIETRLAKAMLKGEITEGDRVTCGYRDGTVHLDVAKRRTKAEVKNGAAKAAVPKGPAPKAGADGAQAAKSAKPAAAKRKAPAAKAAGGNGRRAGKTKGV from the coding sequence ATGACGTTTTCTCATTCTCTCTGCGATATCTGCGGTGAGCGGCCGGCGACGGTACGCGTGACCGTCGTGCAGGACGGTGCGCGGCGCGTCCTCGATGTCTGTGACTACCACTATGCCCAGCTGACCCGGCACCAGCGCTATATTTCGCCGCTCGAAGCCCTGTTCGGCGGCGGCGGTTTCGGCCTCGCCGGGCAGACGCCCGGAATGTCCGGGGCGGCGGAAGCGCCGCAGCCGGTGGCTCCGCGCCGCGGCTTCGGCGGAGCCGAGCGGGACGCGCTCAATCTCGAGCGGCGCTTTTCCGACAAGGCCAAGGAATTGCTGCAGCGCGCGGCCGAGCGGGCGGTACAGTCGGGCCGGCGCGAGGTCGATACCGAACATCTGCTGCAGGCCCTGCTGGAGAGCGACGTGGTGGTCGCGATCCTCAAGCAGTTCAAGATATCGCCGGCCGAGCTCGGCGCGCAGATCGAGCGCCAGTTCGGCGGCGAGCGCGGCCAGCCCGATCCCAACCAGCGGGAGATCGGCGTGTCGCCGCGGGTGAAGAAGGCGCTGGAGCGTGCCTTCATCGCTTCGCGCGCCTTCGGCCATTCCTATATCGGCCCGGAGCACCTGCTGCTCGGCCTCGCCGAGGTGCCTGAGAGCTTCGCCGGTGATCTCCTCAACAAATACGGCCTGACCGTCCAGGCGCTGCGCCAGATGACCGATCGGGTGGTCGGCAAGGGTGCCGAGGAGGGACGGGTCGCAGGGCCGAGCAGCACGCCGCAGCTCGACAAGGTCAGCCGCGACCTGACGCTGATGGCGCGGGAAGGGCGGCTCGACCCGGTCATCGGACGCTCGAAGGAGGTGGAGACGACCATCGAGGTGCTGGCCCGGCGCAAGAAGAACAATCCTGTCCTGATCGGCGAACCGGGTGTCGGCAAGACCGCGATCGTCGAGGGCCTCGCCCAGCGCATCATCCATGGCGACGTGCCGGAAGTGCTGCGCGACAAGCGCCTGGTCGAACTCAACGTCAATTCGCTCGTGGCCGGCGCGAAATATCGCGGCGAGTTCGAGGAGCGCGTCAAGCAGATCATGGAGGAGGTCAAGGCCAATCAGGAGGGCCTGGTCCTGTTCATCGACGAGGTGCACACGATCGTCGGCGCCGGCCAGGGCGGTGGCGAGGGCGGCCTCGACATCGCCAATGTGTTCAAACCGGCCATGGCGCGGGGCGAGATGAACCTGATCGGCGCCACCACGCTGGCCGAATACCAGAAACACATCGAGAAGGACGCCGCGCTCGAGCGGCGCTTCCAGCCGGTCCTGGTCTCGGAGCCGACGGTCGAGCAGACGGTCAACATCCTGCGTGGCCTGCGCGACAAGTTCGAGGTCCATCACAAGGTGACGATCCTCGACCCGGCGATCGTCGCGGCGGCCGAGCTGTCGAGCCGCTACATCACCGGCCGTTTCCTGCCCGACAAGGCGATCGACCTGATCGACCAGGCGGCCGCCAGGGTGCATCTGTCGACGACGTCGCGGCCGGTGGAGATCCAGGAGCTGGAGGCGGAGATCGCCCAGATCCGGCGCGAGCAGGACTACCAGACGAGCCGCCGGCGGTTCGACAAGGCGACCGAGCTCGAACAGGAGGCCGCAGCCAAGCAGAAGGCGCTCGCCGAGGCGAACGATGCCTGGCGCAAGAAGCTTGGCTCCAGCACGGCCGAGGTCTCGGTCGCGGATGTCGCCGAGATCGTCGCCAAGCTCACCGGCATCCCGGTCACCGAGCTGACCGCGCAGGAAAAGGACAAGCTGCTGCGGCTCGAGGAGCGGCTGCACGAGCGCGTCATCGGCCAGGAGCGGGCGATCGGCGCGGTGAGCGATGCCATCAGGCTGTCGCGGGCGGGATTGACGCGCGGCGGCCGGCCGATCGCAACCTTCCTGTTCCTCGGCCCGACCGGCGTCGGCAAGACCGAGCTTGCCAAGGCGCTGGCCCAGGTGATGTTCGGCGACGAGAACGCCGTGACCCGCATCGACATGAGCGAATATATGGAGCGCCACGCGGTCTCCCGGCTGATCGGCGCGCCGCCCGGCTATGTCGGCTACGACGAGGGCGGCCAACTGACGGAAAGGATCCGCCGGCGGCCCTACAGCGTCATCCTGCTCGACGAGATCGAGAAGGCTCATCCCGACGTCTACAACGTGCTGCTGCAGGTGTTCGACGACGGCCGGCTGACCGACGGCAAGGGGCGGGTGGTCGATTTCACCAACACGCTGATCATCGCCACCAGCAATCTCGGTTCCGAGATCATCACCGGCGGCACGCGTTCGACCATCGGCTTCACCCACAATGCCACGGTGCGCGACGACGTCATGCAGGTGCTGCGGCGCCATTTCCGGCCGGAGTTCATCAATCGCATCGACGAGATCATCATTTTCGACGCGCTGAACAAGGAGCAGATCAAGACCATCGTGTCGCTGCAGCTCGACGAAGTGCGCCAGTCCGCCCGCGGCCAGGATGTCGAGCTGGTCTTCGACGCGAGCCTGATCGACCATCTCGCCGAGGTCGGCTATCAGCCGGAATTCGGCGCGCGCGAGCTGAAGCGGCAGATCCGCCAGCTCATCGAGACGCGGCTCGCCAAGGCCATGCTCAAGGGTGAGATCACCGAGGGGGACCGGGTCACCTGCGGCTACCGCGACGGCACGGTTCATCTCGACGTGGCGAAGCGGCGGACCAAGGCCGAGGTCAAGAACGGGGCGGCCAAGGCCGCCGTTCCGAAGGGTCCGGCGCCGAAGGCCGGTGCGGACGGCGCGCAGGCGGCGAAGAGCGCCAAGCCGGCCGCCGCCAAACGCAAGGCTCCGGCGGCCAAGGCAGCCGGGGGCAACGGCCGGCGCGCCGGCAAGACCAAAGGGGTGTGA
- the mtrR_1 gene encoding HTH-type transcriptional regulator MtrR, with protein MAPETKSKPRKPRADSLRNRELLLEAATEVFSAGGSQASLEAVARRAGVGIGTLYRHFPTREALFEAVYRREVDQLGDLDDQLARADAPVDALRRWLHANVRLVATKKGMIEALQLGAHGSSELKAYSFERLTAAIGLLLARGVAAGDLRADITPDDLLRTLVGIFYSQGPADWQPTALRLVDVFVDGLRRHRG; from the coding sequence ATGGCACCTGAGACCAAGAGCAAGCCCCGCAAGCCGCGCGCGGATTCGCTGCGCAACCGCGAACTGCTGCTCGAAGCCGCCACCGAGGTCTTCAGCGCCGGCGGTTCGCAAGCCAGCCTCGAGGCGGTCGCGCGTCGGGCCGGCGTCGGCATCGGCACACTCTATCGCCATTTTCCCACGCGCGAGGCGCTGTTCGAAGCGGTTTATCGCCGCGAGGTCGACCAGCTCGGCGATCTCGACGATCAGCTCGCCCGCGCCGACGCGCCGGTCGACGCGCTGCGCCGCTGGCTGCATGCCAATGTCCGCCTCGTCGCGACCAAGAAGGGCATGATCGAAGCCCTGCAGCTCGGCGCGCACGGATCGAGCGAACTGAAGGCCTATTCGTTCGAGCGCCTGACAGCGGCGATCGGCCTTCTCCTGGCCCGCGGCGTCGCGGCCGGCGACCTGCGCGCCGACATCACGCCGGACGACCTGCTGCGCACCCTGGTCGGCATCTTCTATTCGCAGGGCCCGGCGGACTGGCAGCCGACCGCCCTGCGGCTGGTCGACGTTTTCGTCGACGGACTGCGCAGGCATCGCGGCTGA
- the hcrB_1 gene encoding 4-hydroxybenzoyl-CoA reductase subunit beta, protein MNRFDYVRPATVAEAVASGVLPGSAYLAAGTNLVDLMKVGVSRPERVIDISRLPGLDRIEWLPDGAVRIGALVRNADLAYDARFARAFPVVAEALLSGASAQLRNAATVGGNLMQRTRCAYFGDPAAACNRRAPGTGCDARAGDNRLHAVLGWSEGCVATHPSDFCVPLVALDAVVEVEGARGAREIPLDLLHALPGTTPERETVLEPGDLIVALRLPAEAAAFRHHARYLKLRERTSYAFAVVSAAAALDIEAGTIAGARIALGGVAAKPWRARDAEALLIGERPTAELLARAADRALAEARPSGDNAFKIVLARRIVVRALTLALEGTPETMPALPASAFSATTGARHVA, encoded by the coding sequence ATGAACCGTTTCGACTATGTCCGGCCGGCGACCGTCGCGGAGGCGGTGGCGAGCGGCGTTCTGCCGGGCTCGGCCTATCTGGCGGCCGGCACCAATCTCGTCGACCTGATGAAGGTCGGGGTCAGCAGGCCGGAGCGCGTCATCGACATTTCCAGGCTGCCCGGCCTCGACCGCATCGAGTGGCTGCCGGACGGCGCCGTGCGCATTGGCGCGCTCGTCCGCAATGCCGATCTTGCCTATGACGCGCGTTTCGCGCGTGCCTTTCCGGTGGTCGCCGAGGCGCTGCTGTCCGGGGCCTCGGCGCAATTGCGCAACGCGGCGACGGTCGGCGGCAACCTCATGCAGCGCACGCGCTGCGCCTATTTCGGCGATCCCGCGGCAGCCTGCAACCGGCGCGCGCCGGGAACCGGCTGCGATGCGCGTGCGGGCGACAACCGCCTCCATGCCGTGCTCGGCTGGAGCGAGGGCTGCGTCGCCACCCATCCCTCCGACTTCTGCGTGCCGCTCGTCGCGCTCGACGCCGTGGTCGAAGTGGAGGGCGCCCGTGGTGCGCGCGAGATACCTCTGGACCTTCTCCATGCCCTGCCGGGCACGACGCCCGAGCGGGAGACGGTGCTGGAGCCCGGGGATCTCATCGTCGCTCTCAGGCTGCCGGCAGAGGCGGCGGCGTTCCGCCACCATGCCCGCTATCTGAAGCTGCGCGAGCGCACCTCCTATGCCTTTGCCGTCGTCTCCGCCGCTGCGGCGCTCGACATCGAGGCCGGCACGATCGCCGGCGCGCGCATCGCGCTGGGCGGCGTCGCCGCAAAGCCCTGGCGGGCGCGGGACGCCGAGGCGCTGCTGATCGGCGAGCGCCCGACGGCGGAGCTTCTGGCCCGCGCCGCCGACCGGGCGCTCGCCGAGGCGCGCCCCTCCGGCGACAATGCCTTCAAGATCGTGCTGGCGCGCCGCATCGTCGTGCGCGCCTTGACCCTTGCCCTGGAAGGGACGCCCGAGACCATGCCGGCATTGCCGGCCTCGGCCTTTTCCGCCACGACCGGAGCGCGCCATGTCGCCTGA
- the cutS_1 gene encoding Carbon monoxide dehydrogenase small chain has product MSLSISLTINGRSHALALDDPRVTLLDLLRERLDLAGTKKGCDRGQCGACTVLVDGRRLNACLILAASLDGAEVTTIEGVADGETLHPVQAAFIAHDGFQCGYCTPGQIMSAIGLIAEGHAGDDPERVRELMSGNICRCGAYQGITEAVLGAQRAITAANRRDAA; this is encoded by the coding sequence ATGTCACTCTCCATCAGCCTCACGATCAATGGCCGGAGCCACGCGCTCGCGCTCGACGACCCGCGCGTGACGCTGCTCGACCTGTTGCGCGAGCGGCTCGATCTGGCGGGCACGAAGAAGGGCTGCGACCGCGGCCAGTGCGGCGCCTGCACCGTCCTGGTCGATGGGCGGCGGCTCAACGCCTGCCTGATCCTCGCCGCGAGCCTCGACGGGGCGGAGGTCACCACCATCGAAGGCGTGGCCGACGGCGAGACATTGCACCCGGTGCAGGCCGCCTTCATCGCCCATGACGGCTTTCAGTGCGGCTATTGCACGCCCGGCCAGATCATGAGTGCCATCGGCCTCATCGCCGAAGGCCATGCCGGCGACGATCCGGAGCGCGTCCGCGAGCTGATGAGCGGCAATATCTGCCGCTGTGGCGCCTATCAGGGCATTACCGAGGCCGTGCTGGGCGCGCAGAGAGCCATCACGGCGGCGAACCGGAGGGACGCGGCATGA